The region CATGAGCGTCGCCGTCATCATGGAGCTCCAGCGTATGAAGTCGCGCCGGGTCAGCCCGGTGGAGAAGAGACGGTCCAAGATGGATCCGCGCCCAGGCTGCGGTTCGACCTGCTCGAGGAGATCGAGGCGCCGGTCGACCTGTTCGGCGATCTCCTCCAAGCGTGCCGGATCGCCGGCAGCGGGCTCGCCTTCCAGCGGCCGTTCCTGGACCACCGGGAGGTCGTCGAGCCTGATATCGGTCCTCACCCCTGTTGCCTCCTCCTGTCCCTTCCGCCCCGGCTGCACCGTCCACGCCCAGAGAGGAGATCGACGGACAGATGAAGGAGAGGAGTGCACTGCCATCACCTTGCATCTCTGGGCGTACCCACGGCGGTACAACGCCCGGACGATCCAGGGAAGTGCTGAACGGTTGAATGTTCTCGTCCAACTAGAGCGAGCCTCCTGCGGGATGCCAAGGCCTCCCGTCCCCAATGGACCCCCGGGGTGTTCCCCCCTCTCCGGCGCGCGACCCACACGTGCCCGGTTGACGCCGGGTCGCCACTTACTCCTTGCACCATAGAGGCAGTAGGCCACATCGGACGATTACCCGATCGGGTACTCGCGATCACTTCGGCGGACTACGAAAACATGCAAGCGAAGGAGGCCCCGCGGGAGGAAAATCGATCCATAACTCGTAATGTAATCCAGCGGGGGAGGGCGCCCCCACCGCCGCTTCGCTCCCATCGCGCAGCCGTCCCCGCGAACGGTGCCACCAATCGCCCGCCCGGGCGAGAAGGAAGGATGATCCTGCCATGGAAACCCCGACGCCGGCCGCCGAGGGGCCGGAGCCGGGCTCCTCCCAGGAGCACCCGCTGGAGCTGAGCATCCGCATCGTCGCCGACCGGTCGCGCCTCCTGGCGCTGGAGGGGCGCCGCCTCCACCTCCACTACGCCCTGGCCTGCCTGCGGGAGCCGGGACGGGGCATCGAGCGGTACTTCCTGGGCGCGCTCCTCTGGGCGCGCCCCGCCGCCCACGGCCGGCACATGCTGGAGCAGCCCGAGCAGGCCGTCTGGTCCGACGCCTTTGTGCTCGAGGCCGACGAGGCCCGGGCCCTCTTCGACTTCGTGGCCGGCGCCGCGGAGCCGGTGCTGCCGGTCCACGTGCCGGACGTCGTCGCCGACGTCCTCTCCGACGGCGAGTGGCTGGCCCGCCTGGCGGCGCGGGCCGGTGACGCCGCCGCCTGACCCGCCCACCGCCGACGGGCCGCCCTCCCCCGACGGAGGGCGCGACGCCGGCCCCGCCCTGGACGTCACGTCCACGAGCCCGCAGAGAGCCGTCCAGATTCCCCGCCCGTCCCCGCCGCGGCGCTGCGCCCGCCGGCTTCGGGTTCGGGAGCCCGAAGAAGGCCGCTATGGACCTCCGAAGATCACCCGTCCGGGCGATGGACGTCCGCTTTGAGAATCCTTATCGTCTAGGTATCGGTAATGCGAATCGTTCTCACGGGGCCGGCAGCGCCCAGACGCCGCCGCCCCGGGGAAGCGCGGGAGGCGGCGCCATGGACGGTGGGCTGCGGGCGGAAGGCAGGGGGCTTCCCTCGCTGGCGGCGCTGGGCGACGGGGAGGAGGGGCGCATTGCCGCCCTGGGAGGTCCGGCGCCCTTCCGCCGCCGCCTGGCGGCGCTGGGCCTCCTGCCCGGGAGCCGCCTCCGCCGGCTGGGCGCCATGCCGGCGGGTGGCCCGCTCATGGTGGAGGTGGGCGGGACGCGCCTCGCACTCCGCCGGCGCGACGCCGCGGCGATCCTCGTGGAGCCGCGCGGAGAGGGCGGGGCGGCATGAGCTGCCATCTGCCGCCGGCCGGGGCGACGGCTGGCGCCTCCGCGGCCGCCGCCTCCGCCGTCGCCGCGGGGGGCACCGTCCGGGCGGAGGCGGGCGCGCGGCGCCGCTGGCTCCTGGCCGGCCCACCCAACGCCGGCAAGACGACGCTCTTCAACCTGCTCACGGGCGGCCGGCGCGAGGTGGCCAACTGGCCCGGCAGCACCGTGGAGCGGGCGGCGGGGCGGCTCCGTGCGGGCGAGGGGCTCGCGACGGGCGAGGTGGAGGTGGTCGACCTCCCCGGCGTCTACAGCCTGGACGCCCTCTCCGAGGAGGAGCGGGTCGCCCGCCGGGCGCTCCTGGAGGAGGCGGACGAGGCGCTGGTGCTGGTGGTGGCCGACGCCTCGCGGCTGGAGCGGAGCCTGGCGCTCGTCCTCGAGGTGGCGGAGGTGGCGCCCGCCGTCGTCGTGGCGCTCAACATGCTGGACGTGGCGGCGGCGGAGGGGAAGGCCGTCGACGCGGCGCGCCTGGAGGAGGAGCTCGGCCTGCCGGTGGTGCCGCTGGTGGCGCGGCGGGGCGAGGGCGTGCGGCGCCTGGTGGAGGTGGCCGCCGCCTCCGCGCGCGAGCCGCGCCCGCGCCGCGCGAGGCCCGCGCCGCCGGCGGGCGAGGAGGAAGCCTTCCGGCGCGCGGAGGAGCGCTTTCTGCGCGTGCAGGAGCTGGTGCGGGAGGCCGTGCGCGAGGGCGGGCGGCGGCGGACGACGGCGGAGCGCCTCGACCGCTGGGCGCTCCACCCGCTCGCTGGCTACCTGATCCTGGCGGCCGTGCTGGGCGCGGTCTTCGCCGTCGCCTTCGTCGCCTCGGCGCCGCTCTCCGAGGCCGTGGGCCGCCTGCTGGACGGCCTGGGCGGGGCGCTGGCGGCGCGGCTCGAGGCGGCCGGCGCGCCCGTCTGGCTGGGCGGCCTGGTGCGCGACGGGCTCCTGGGCGGGGCGGGCGCGGTGCTCGCCTTCGTCCCCTACCTGACGCTCTTCTACGTGATGCAGGAAGCGCTGCAGGACTCGGGCTACATGGCGCGCGCCGCGGTGCTGGTCGACCGGCTGATGGAGGCGGTGGGCCTCCACGGCAAGGGCTTCTTCGCGCTGGCCACGGCCTACGGCTGCAACGTGCCGGCCATCGGCGCCACGCGCGTCCTGGAGAACCCGCGCGAGCGGATCGCGCACCAGCTGGTCATCCCCTTCCTGCCCTGCAACGCCCGCATCGGCGTCCTGCTGCTCCTGACGGCCGCCCTCTTCCCGGGCGCGCGCGGCGCCCTGGCCTTTGCCGGGTTGATGCTCATCAGCCTCGGGGTGGTGGCGGGCGTCAGCCTGCTCCTCCGCCGCACCCTCCTCCCGCGCGAGGAAGCCCCGCTGGTGATGGAGCTTCCTCCCTACCACCTGCCCACCTGGCGGAACGCCGTGCTGCCGGCGCTCCACCACGTCGGCCTCTTCGTCCGCCGCATCTGGGGCTTCATGCTCTGGGCGACGCTGGCGCTCTGGGCGCTGGGCGCACTGCCGGCGGGCGCGCCTCCGGAGCAGAGCTACGCCGCCCGGCTGGCGGGCGCGCTGGGTCTGCTGGGCGCGCCCTGGCACCTGGACGGGCGGCTGGTGCTGGCGCTGGCGGCCGGCTTCGTGGCCAAGGAGACGACGCTGGGCACGCTGGCCGTCCTCTACGGAAGCGCCGCGGCCGGCGGCCCCGCGGCGGCGCTGGCCGCCTCGGTCCGCCCGCTGGCCGGCTTCGCCTTTCTCGTCATCTACATGCTCTACACGCCCTGCCTGGCCACCGTGGTGGCGCTCCGCCAGGAGTCGGGCAGCCGGCGCTGGGCGGCCCTCTCGGTCCTCCTCTCGCTGGCGGTGGCCGGCCTGGCGGGCTGGCTGGTGGAGGCGCTGGGCGCGCTGGCGGGGTGGGCGCCGTGAGCGGCCGGCGCGCTCCGCTGACGCTGGGCGAGGTGGCGCGGGAGGCGGCGCGGCGCCCCGGCCTCACCGCCGCCGAGCTGGCGGCGCGGCTGGGCGCCGAGCCGGTCTGGGTGGAGCTGGCGCTGGCCGAGCTGGAGCGGCTCCGCCTGCGTGCGGCGGCCGACGGACGGCCGGCCGCCGCGCGGCCGGCCGCGCCGCAGCCGGAGCTTCTCGCGGGCTGCCGGGGCTGTCCGCTCGAGCCCGCCTGCAGCCGGTACGGCGCCGCCTGCGAGACGGGCCGGAGCGGCGGGGGCGCCTCAGCGCGAGCGCCCCGGCCGGCGCTTCTTGCGCGGCCGCCCGGTCCAGGCGCTGCGCCCGGCGCCGGCGGGGCGCGGTCCGGAGGAAGCGCCCTCGCCGGCCCGCCCGCGCCGGGCTGAGGCGGCGCGCGGCCGCGGCTGCGGGCGCGGCAGCTGGGTCTGGACGATGCCGTAGGCCAGGCCGAAGGCCAGGGCGGGTCCGAACATGGCGGCCCAGTTGCGCGAGGCCGGCGGCAGGAGGTAGGTGACGCCGACGACGAGGGCCCAGAGGCCGAGGGCGAGGACGGCTAGGTTGAGATACCACTGCTTGAACAGGTAGCGCTCGGGCGGGAAGCGCCGGGCGATGCGGATGCCGGCGGCCCAGAAGCCCAGGGTGACCGCGAACAAGAGGATGATCTGGAGCCAGAGCGGCCACTTGGTCACGTCGGCCGGCAAGGGGACCCCTCCTCGACGCGGGCTCTCTCGCTGCGCCGGGGCCGGCCGCCGGTCGCGGCAGGCGGGCGGCCGCCGGGCCGGGACAGGGAGGCGCGGAGCTTGCGGCGCCTCGCGAGGCTGCGCTATACTACCACACGCCGGGCGAGAGTAGTTCAGTTGGTAGAACATCGGCTTCCCAAGCCGAGGGTCGCGGGTTCGAGTCCCGTCTCTCGCTCCAGAATTGAAAGGTTTGCAGGCGTTTCCTCCGGGCGTCGTCCGGCGACAGGCCTCCTGTCACCGGACAGCTTCTTGTCAGGGCGACTTGCCCGGCGCACCCGCGCCCGGCGGTCCGACGGCCAACGACGCTGGAGTAGCTCAGCCGGCAGAGCAGCGGTTTCGTAAACCGCAGGCCGTGGGTTCGAGTCCCACCTCCAGCTCCACCTTTTCGAGCCCTTTCCTACCCAGGCCCCGGGCGAAGGTCCGGGGCCTTCGCCTCTCCCGGAAAGAAAGGCCGGCGGCGGTCGCCAGCTACCCCGCCCCGGCGGCCGCCAGGCGGGCCCGCGCGCCGGGCGGCACCTCCAGCAGCCAGACGCCGCCGGAGTCGTAGAGTCGCCTTGCCCCGGCCGCCTCCAGCCGCGCCAGTAGGCGCCGCTCGCCGGCCGTGTCGATGCCGGCGAAGGCGAGGTCCGGGGCCGCGAAGACGTAGAGCGGCACGCCCTCGGGCAGCGCGGCGACGAAGCGCCGGAAGTCGGTGTAGGGCCAGGAGCCGCTGAAGCGCCGCCAGGCCAGCCAGGAGACGGTGCCGTTCTCGCCGTAGAGCGCCGCCTCCGGCGGGATGAGGGCGGTCGCCCGGCGCAGGTCGGCCTCGGCGGCCGGCGGCCGGAGCCGCCAGGCCTCGTTGGGCAGGGTGGCTCCGAGGAGCCACCGCGCCGAGAGGAGCAGCACCGCCAGGGAGAGGAGGCCGGCCGGCGGGGGCAGGCGGCGGAGAAGCGCCCGGCCGGGCACCGCGGGGCGCCCTTGGCGGAGGCCGGCGCCGGCGGCGCGGAGGCGCGCCAGCGCGTCGACGGTCGCCAACAGCAGCCCGGGCGCCGCCCAGAGCGCGTACTGGTCGTAGGGGAGCGTCAGCGCCGGCTGGTCGGCCAGGCTGTCGGCCGCCATCGCCGCCAGCCCGGAGAGCGCGGAGAGCGGGGCCAGGAGCGGAAGGTAGGCCAGAGGCTCCAGCATCGCCCGCCAGTAGTCCGGGTGCGCGGCCACGCGCCGCGCCACCAGGAGCGGGTGGTGCAGGATCGAGAGGAGGACGGCCGGCAGAGAGCCGCCCAGCGAGGCGTAGTCGGTCGCCACGTTCAGGTTCCGCCCGCCCAGCAGCGCCGTGGCCGCCCACTCGTCGCCGGCCAGAAAGAGCGCGCCCAACCCCAGCGCCCAGAGCCCGTGCCAAAGGAGCAGACGGCGCTCCGGGGCGGCGCGGGCGAGGAGCCCCTTGCCCAGGAGGCCGAGCCCGTAGGCCGCCACCGGCACCGCCGCCTGGTTCTTGGTCAGAAGAGCCACCAGCAGCGCCGCCAGCCAGGGCGCCTCGCGCCTGCGCTCCCAGGGCGCCTCGCGCCTGCGCCGCTCCAGGACCGCGGCCCAGGCCAGCGCCGCCGCGCCCACGGGATCGGGGTGCCAGTCGAGGATGTGCGTCCCCAGCACCGACGGGTAGGCGGCGGCGACGGCGAGGAGGAGGAACGACGTCACCGTGCCGAGCCCGCGGTCGTGGGCGTAGACCGCCACCGCCGCGGCCAGCAGCGCGCTGGCCGCCGCCTGGGCGGCCAGCGGGAAGAGAGGCCCGGCCAGCCGCGTCAGGAAGCCCAGCGGGAAGAGGATCCACTGCTCGGCGTCGGCCAGGTTCGGCTGCGAGGTGAAGAAGTTGTACGCGTCGGGCAGGCCGTGCGAGACCAGCCACATGGCCTGGTAGTAGATGCCCGCGTCGTAGGCGGTGAGCAGCCAGTGGCGGTACTGCCAGAGCTTGACCGCCGTCGCGGCGACGAAGAGGAGTCCCGTCGCCGCCGCCAGGAGGACCTTCCACGGCAACCTCCAGCCTCCGGCCGGGCGCCGGTCGCACGCTCCCCCAGAGGCCATGCGCGCCACCCCCGGTTCCGTCGTGCCCCTTTCCACGTCGGGGGCGGGTCGCCCTTCCTTCCGCGGGCGAACCCTTTGACGATCTAGATATAATGGCTCCGGTGGCCATCGCCCGGCGGAGCGCCGGGCCCGGTCACCCGCTTTTTCCCGGCTCGCACCGGAAAGAGAAGGCAAGGGAGGGACGCCCGTTGGCAGGAACCGTCGGACCGGCAGCACGGCGAGGGCCGCTCGGGGGTGTGGCCTACAAGTGGGTGGCCCTCTCCAACACCACGCTGGGCGTGTTGATGGCCAGCA is a window of Bacillota bacterium DNA encoding:
- a CDS encoding ferrous iron transport protein A, yielding MDGGLRAEGRGLPSLAALGDGEEGRIAALGGPAPFRRRLAALGLLPGSRLRRLGAMPAGGPLMVEVGGTRLALRRRDAAAILVEPRGEGGAA
- a CDS encoding ferrous iron transporter B codes for the protein MSCHLPPAGATAGASAAAASAVAAGGTVRAEAGARRRWLLAGPPNAGKTTLFNLLTGGRREVANWPGSTVERAAGRLRAGEGLATGEVEVVDLPGVYSLDALSEEERVARRALLEEADEALVLVVADASRLERSLALVLEVAEVAPAVVVALNMLDVAAAEGKAVDAARLEEELGLPVVPLVARRGEGVRRLVEVAAASAREPRPRRARPAPPAGEEEAFRRAEERFLRVQELVREAVREGGRRRTTAERLDRWALHPLAGYLILAAVLGAVFAVAFVASAPLSEAVGRLLDGLGGALAARLEAAGAPVWLGGLVRDGLLGGAGAVLAFVPYLTLFYVMQEALQDSGYMARAAVLVDRLMEAVGLHGKGFFALATAYGCNVPAIGATRVLENPRERIAHQLVIPFLPCNARIGVLLLLTAALFPGARGALAFAGLMLISLGVVAGVSLLLRRTLLPREEAPLVMELPPYHLPTWRNAVLPALHHVGLFVRRIWGFMLWATLALWALGALPAGAPPEQSYAARLAGALGLLGAPWHLDGRLVLALAAGFVAKETTLGTLAVLYGSAAAGGPAAALAASVRPLAGFAFLVIYMLYTPCLATVVALRQESGSRRWAALSVLLSLAVAGLAGWLVEALGALAGWAP
- a CDS encoding DUF2079 domain-containing protein, coding for MPWKVLLAAATGLLFVAATAVKLWQYRHWLLTAYDAGIYYQAMWLVSHGLPDAYNFFTSQPNLADAEQWILFPLGFLTRLAGPLFPLAAQAAASALLAAAVAVYAHDRGLGTVTSFLLLAVAAAYPSVLGTHILDWHPDPVGAAALAWAAVLERRRREAPWERRREAPWLAALLVALLTKNQAAVPVAAYGLGLLGKGLLARAAPERRLLLWHGLWALGLGALFLAGDEWAATALLGGRNLNVATDYASLGGSLPAVLLSILHHPLLVARRVAAHPDYWRAMLEPLAYLPLLAPLSALSGLAAMAADSLADQPALTLPYDQYALWAAPGLLLATVDALARLRAAGAGLRQGRPAVPGRALLRRLPPPAGLLSLAVLLLSARWLLGATLPNEAWRLRPPAAEADLRRATALIPPEAALYGENGTVSWLAWRRFSGSWPYTDFRRFVAALPEGVPLYVFAAPDLAFAGIDTAGERRLLARLEAAGARRLYDSGGVWLLEVPPGARARLAAAGAG